A DNA window from Argopecten irradians isolate NY chromosome 10, Ai_NY, whole genome shotgun sequence contains the following coding sequences:
- the LOC138333870 gene encoding putative amine oxidase [copper-containing] isoform X1 — protein MDSSGKPEMEKYRRSIGRWRLLAFVLLLCVLGLLVGIIIISFVKDRQLEDQMTPTCSGKEDINLEEPSDPSVFHDLTAVEVDGLMTYLHSQRSLNLVDPSKARVNNSYVYLAEIYVPPKMKVLDYLDNNGAKPEREAMVTIFRGDRRPPVVEEYLVGPLPKPNHLKEVPGRRKDIPFNLRPLNGPELVAEIVFIEETIHQTLYDLVLESFGGKFRDCGDKCLTMQAPAPFSPAVSGVPLGRKIWYTMLRTIDFLILHPMDFAVLVNFDQDTQNVEVEAVWYNGQSFSTFEELATGYADGSVRKIKVPYPAENDNTFSKMMKRGPEFQEGFKRDPIQFEPDGKRYKIHHNHVEYMGWQFYYRMATVSGPQIYDIRFRNERIAYEISLQEIVVLYSGFKPGQMFPDYFDSCTLIGPQDKGLVPGIDCPAHATFMDTSFVLESSKEPVTFKNTFCLFEQNTGYPLRRHQSYATGYGGYFEGMPNVVLTLRSAFTVVNYDYIFDFIFYQNGVVEVRAMSTGYILATFHTDQEAPYGAQVHDNINGNLHTHLFNFKVDIDIKGKTNRFATWDITPSSRPNDYSAVQNAQYHMTNYSRQVKQTEEDGAYKFNFQAPKYLLFYNEQEKNAYGNPKAYRLVNNGMVKQLFAENEGNEPAASWARYQVAVTQYKESERRSSSAYAYMDSSDPVVQFQSFINNESIVDKDLVAWVTMGLHHIPHTEDLPVTPSPGMGLTFYLLPYNYFPEDPAMASKSSVRIELKDKSKPQDGVRVIKYGPEEEKQCVAKKNSYFDMLKKTSGVIVDDGSGSTAI, from the exons GAAAACCTGAGATGGAGAAATACAGGCGATCAATAGGAAGATGGCGATTACTGGCATTTGTCCTTCTTCTGTGTGTTCTTGGTTTATTGGTAGGAATTATCATCATATCCTTTGTCAAAGACAGACAACTTGAGGACCAAATGACGCCAACATGTTCTGGTAAAGAGGACATCAATTTAGAAGAGCCATCCGATCCATCAGTTTTCCACGACCTTACTGCAGTTGAGGTAGATGGACTGATGACATACCTTCATTCGCAGAGGAGTCTTAATCTGGTTGACCCTTCAAAGGCAAGAGTCAACAACAGCTATGTGTATCTAGCAGAGATTTATGTTCCTCCTAAGATGAAAGTCCTCGATTATCTTGATAACAATGGAGCGAAGCCTGAAAGGGAAGCAATGGTTACGATATTCAGGGGAGATAGGCGGCCACCTGTTGTCGAGGAGTATCTGGTTGGTCCTCTTCCGAAACCTAATCATTTGAAAGAAGTTCCAGGGCGACGAAAAGATATTCCATTTAACCTTCGGCCATTGAATGGACCAGAATTAGTCGCTGAAATAGTGTTTATAGAGGAAACAATCCATCAAACTTTATACGACCTGGTTTTAGAAAGCTTCGGAGGCAAGTTTAGAGATTGCGGAGACAAATGTTTGACCATGCAGGCACCTGCGCCGTTCTCCCCAGCGGTTTCAGGGGTTCCCCTTGGGAGGAAAATTTGGTATACTATGTTACGTACTATTGACTTTTTGATTCTTCATCCAATGGACTTTGCTGTTCTTGTAAATTTTGATCAAGACACTCAAAATGTCGAGGTTGAAGCTGTCTGGTATAACGGTCAATCCTTTAGCACCTTCGAGGAACTGGCAACAGGTTATGCTGACGGCTCTGTCAGGAAAATTAAAGTCCCTTATCCAGCGGAAAATGACAACACATTTTCGAAAATGATGAAACGTGGTCCTGAATTTCAAGAAGGATTCAAAAGAGACCCGATACAATTTGAGCCTGATGGAAAGAGATACAAAATACATCACAATCACGTGGAATACATGGGGTGGCAATTTTATTACCGAATGGCCACCGTTTCCGGACCACAGATCTACGACATCCGCTTCCGGAATGAAAGAATCGCTTACGAGATTAGTCTACAAGAAATCGTAGTTCTTTATTCCGGTTTTAAGCCTGGTCAAATGTTTCCAGATTATTTTGACAGTTGCACACTGATAGGTCCCCAAGATAAAGGACTGGTACCGGGGATAGACTGCCCCGCACATGCTACATTTATGGATACCTCGTTTGTCCTTGAATCATCGAAAGAACCAGTAACATTTAAGAACACGTTTTGTTTGTTCGAACAAAACACTGGATACCCGCTTAGGCGACATCAGTCCTATGCCACAGGCTACGGCGGATATTTTGAGGGAATGCCAAATGTTGTTCTAACACTAAGGTCAGCCTTCACGGTAGTGAATTACGACtatatatttgatttcatcttcTACCAGAACGGGGTTGTGGAAGTACGTGCAATGTCTACGGGGTATATATTAGCTACATTCCACACAGACCAAGAAGCACCTTACGGAGCACAGGTGCATGATAACATTAACGGAAATCTTCATACTCATCTCTTTAACTTCAAGGTAGATATTGACATTAAAGGAAAAACAAACAGATTTGCAACCTGGGATATCACGCCTTCCTCGAGACCAAATGACTACTCCGCAGTGCAAAACGCTCAATACCACATGACGAACTATTCACGTCAAGTCAAGCAAACAGAAGAGGATGGCGCCtataaattcaattttcaaGCGCCCAAGTATCTTCTGTTCTATAACGAACAAGAGAAAAACGCGTACGGAAATCCTAAAGCCTATCGTCTTGTCAACAATGGGATGGTTAAGCAGCTGTTCGCGGAGAACGAAGGAAACGAGCCAGCGGCCAGCTGGGCGAGGTACCAGGTAGCAGTCACTCAGTACAAAGAATCCGAAAGGAGGAGCAGTTCTGCTTATGCCTACATGGACTCGTCCGATCCCGTGGTACAGTTCCAGAGCTTCATAAACAACGAAAGCATCGTAGACAAG GATTTGGTTGCCTGGGTCACAATGGGTTTACACCATATCCCGCATACTGAGGACCTTCCAGTCACACCCTCCCCAGGAATGGGTCTGACTTTCTACCTCCTTCCTTATAATTACTTTCCTGAAGACCCCGCCATGGCCTCCAAGAGTTCTGTCCGTATCGAACTCAAGGATAAATCTAAACCACAAGACGGAGTCCGGGTTATAAAATACGGACCTGAGGAGGAGAAACAATGTGTAGCGAAAAAGAACTCTTACTTCGACATGTTAAAGAAAACTTCGGGAGTGATAGTGGATGACGGAAGTGGTTCAACAGCCATTTAA
- the LOC138333870 gene encoding putative amine oxidase [copper-containing] isoform X2: protein MEKYRRSIGRWRLLAFVLLLCVLGLLVGIIIISFVKDRQLEDQMTPTCSGKEDINLEEPSDPSVFHDLTAVEVDGLMTYLHSQRSLNLVDPSKARVNNSYVYLAEIYVPPKMKVLDYLDNNGAKPEREAMVTIFRGDRRPPVVEEYLVGPLPKPNHLKEVPGRRKDIPFNLRPLNGPELVAEIVFIEETIHQTLYDLVLESFGGKFRDCGDKCLTMQAPAPFSPAVSGVPLGRKIWYTMLRTIDFLILHPMDFAVLVNFDQDTQNVEVEAVWYNGQSFSTFEELATGYADGSVRKIKVPYPAENDNTFSKMMKRGPEFQEGFKRDPIQFEPDGKRYKIHHNHVEYMGWQFYYRMATVSGPQIYDIRFRNERIAYEISLQEIVVLYSGFKPGQMFPDYFDSCTLIGPQDKGLVPGIDCPAHATFMDTSFVLESSKEPVTFKNTFCLFEQNTGYPLRRHQSYATGYGGYFEGMPNVVLTLRSAFTVVNYDYIFDFIFYQNGVVEVRAMSTGYILATFHTDQEAPYGAQVHDNINGNLHTHLFNFKVDIDIKGKTNRFATWDITPSSRPNDYSAVQNAQYHMTNYSRQVKQTEEDGAYKFNFQAPKYLLFYNEQEKNAYGNPKAYRLVNNGMVKQLFAENEGNEPAASWARYQVAVTQYKESERRSSSAYAYMDSSDPVVQFQSFINNESIVDKDLVAWVTMGLHHIPHTEDLPVTPSPGMGLTFYLLPYNYFPEDPAMASKSSVRIELKDKSKPQDGVRVIKYGPEEEKQCVAKKNSYFDMLKKTSGVIVDDGSGSTAI, encoded by the exons ATGGAGAAATACAGGCGATCAATAGGAAGATGGCGATTACTGGCATTTGTCCTTCTTCTGTGTGTTCTTGGTTTATTGGTAGGAATTATCATCATATCCTTTGTCAAAGACAGACAACTTGAGGACCAAATGACGCCAACATGTTCTGGTAAAGAGGACATCAATTTAGAAGAGCCATCCGATCCATCAGTTTTCCACGACCTTACTGCAGTTGAGGTAGATGGACTGATGACATACCTTCATTCGCAGAGGAGTCTTAATCTGGTTGACCCTTCAAAGGCAAGAGTCAACAACAGCTATGTGTATCTAGCAGAGATTTATGTTCCTCCTAAGATGAAAGTCCTCGATTATCTTGATAACAATGGAGCGAAGCCTGAAAGGGAAGCAATGGTTACGATATTCAGGGGAGATAGGCGGCCACCTGTTGTCGAGGAGTATCTGGTTGGTCCTCTTCCGAAACCTAATCATTTGAAAGAAGTTCCAGGGCGACGAAAAGATATTCCATTTAACCTTCGGCCATTGAATGGACCAGAATTAGTCGCTGAAATAGTGTTTATAGAGGAAACAATCCATCAAACTTTATACGACCTGGTTTTAGAAAGCTTCGGAGGCAAGTTTAGAGATTGCGGAGACAAATGTTTGACCATGCAGGCACCTGCGCCGTTCTCCCCAGCGGTTTCAGGGGTTCCCCTTGGGAGGAAAATTTGGTATACTATGTTACGTACTATTGACTTTTTGATTCTTCATCCAATGGACTTTGCTGTTCTTGTAAATTTTGATCAAGACACTCAAAATGTCGAGGTTGAAGCTGTCTGGTATAACGGTCAATCCTTTAGCACCTTCGAGGAACTGGCAACAGGTTATGCTGACGGCTCTGTCAGGAAAATTAAAGTCCCTTATCCAGCGGAAAATGACAACACATTTTCGAAAATGATGAAACGTGGTCCTGAATTTCAAGAAGGATTCAAAAGAGACCCGATACAATTTGAGCCTGATGGAAAGAGATACAAAATACATCACAATCACGTGGAATACATGGGGTGGCAATTTTATTACCGAATGGCCACCGTTTCCGGACCACAGATCTACGACATCCGCTTCCGGAATGAAAGAATCGCTTACGAGATTAGTCTACAAGAAATCGTAGTTCTTTATTCCGGTTTTAAGCCTGGTCAAATGTTTCCAGATTATTTTGACAGTTGCACACTGATAGGTCCCCAAGATAAAGGACTGGTACCGGGGATAGACTGCCCCGCACATGCTACATTTATGGATACCTCGTTTGTCCTTGAATCATCGAAAGAACCAGTAACATTTAAGAACACGTTTTGTTTGTTCGAACAAAACACTGGATACCCGCTTAGGCGACATCAGTCCTATGCCACAGGCTACGGCGGATATTTTGAGGGAATGCCAAATGTTGTTCTAACACTAAGGTCAGCCTTCACGGTAGTGAATTACGACtatatatttgatttcatcttcTACCAGAACGGGGTTGTGGAAGTACGTGCAATGTCTACGGGGTATATATTAGCTACATTCCACACAGACCAAGAAGCACCTTACGGAGCACAGGTGCATGATAACATTAACGGAAATCTTCATACTCATCTCTTTAACTTCAAGGTAGATATTGACATTAAAGGAAAAACAAACAGATTTGCAACCTGGGATATCACGCCTTCCTCGAGACCAAATGACTACTCCGCAGTGCAAAACGCTCAATACCACATGACGAACTATTCACGTCAAGTCAAGCAAACAGAAGAGGATGGCGCCtataaattcaattttcaaGCGCCCAAGTATCTTCTGTTCTATAACGAACAAGAGAAAAACGCGTACGGAAATCCTAAAGCCTATCGTCTTGTCAACAATGGGATGGTTAAGCAGCTGTTCGCGGAGAACGAAGGAAACGAGCCAGCGGCCAGCTGGGCGAGGTACCAGGTAGCAGTCACTCAGTACAAAGAATCCGAAAGGAGGAGCAGTTCTGCTTATGCCTACATGGACTCGTCCGATCCCGTGGTACAGTTCCAGAGCTTCATAAACAACGAAAGCATCGTAGACAAG GATTTGGTTGCCTGGGTCACAATGGGTTTACACCATATCCCGCATACTGAGGACCTTCCAGTCACACCCTCCCCAGGAATGGGTCTGACTTTCTACCTCCTTCCTTATAATTACTTTCCTGAAGACCCCGCCATGGCCTCCAAGAGTTCTGTCCGTATCGAACTCAAGGATAAATCTAAACCACAAGACGGAGTCCGGGTTATAAAATACGGACCTGAGGAGGAGAAACAATGTGTAGCGAAAAAGAACTCTTACTTCGACATGTTAAAGAAAACTTCGGGAGTGATAGTGGATGACGGAAGTGGTTCAACAGCCATTTAA